A window of Macrotis lagotis isolate mMagLag1 chromosome X, bilby.v1.9.chrom.fasta, whole genome shotgun sequence contains these coding sequences:
- the PLBD2 gene encoding putative phospholipase B-like 2 produces MYPGGLLALGLALALGPGLGPGPGPGLGPGPGLGLGLRPGAPRPAIPPPPSRSRSVVLDAATGQPAVVEGWRPGAIAWANLSNAIDRTGWAFLDLATNGQYSNALQAYAAGVVEAAVSAELIYMHWMNTVVDYCGPFKYETIYCEKLKHYIELNLAWMQKQIASDKDVEYWHQVELILLQLKGLEDSYQGHIAFPSKNFTISPFGFLLFQLSGDLEDLEPALNKSEQRRVKGSGSCSALIKLLPNNSELLVSHNTWTSYQHMLRIIKKYSFHFQRLPSGKAPLIPGNVQVFSSYPGTIFSCDDFYILSSGLVTQETTIGNSNAELWKYVKPQNSVLEWLRNIVANRLAQNGSMWSSIFKKFNSGTYNNQWMIIDYKAFVPGKPKSMDGLLTILEQIPGMVVVADKTQELYKKGYWASYNLPYFESVFNASGMPDLVKQFGDWFSYKNSPRARIFERNQSLVHDLDSMIRLMRFNNFPHDPLSRCHNCTPMQNGENAISARSDLNPANGTYPFPALSQRSHGGIDMKVTSYEMAKDFQLIAVSGPTWDQLPPFQWSSSPFDKLLHMGHPDLWKFSPVKIGWE; encoded by the exons ATGTATCCGGGCGGCCTCCTGGCCCTGGGGCTGGCGCTGGCGCTGGGGCCGGGCctggggccgggcccggggccggggctggggccgggcccggggctggggctggggctgcgGCCCGGCGCGCCCCGGCCCGCCATCCCGCCGCCGCCCTCCAGGAGCCGCTCGGTGGTGCTGGACGCGGCCACGGGCCAGCCGGCGGTGGTGGAGGGCTGGCGGCCCGGGGCCATCGCCTGGGCCAACCTCAGCAACGCCATCGACCGCACCGG GTGGGCCTTCCTGGATTTGGCTACCAATGGGCAATACAGCAATGCCCTACAGGCTTATGCGGCTGGGGTGGTGGAGGCAGCAGTGTCTGCTGAG CTCATCTACATGCACTGGATGAATACAGTGGTGGATTACTGTGGCCCCTTCAAGTATGAGACCATCTACTGTGAGAAACTGAAACACTACATTGAACTGAACCTGGCCTGGATGCAGAAGCAGATTGCATCAGACAAGGATGTGGAGTACTGGCACCAG GTGGAGCTTATTCTTCTGCAGCTGAAGGGACTGGAGGACAGCTACCAGGGACACATAGCTTTCCCATCTAAGAATTTCACCATCAGCCCTTTTGGGTTCCT CTTGTTCCAGTTGTCGGGTGATTTGGAGGACCTAGAACCGGCCCTGAACAAGTCGGAGCAGAGGCGGGTCAAGGGCTCGGGCTCTTGCTCGGCCCTGATCAAACTGCTGCCCAACAACAGTGAGCTGTTGGTGTCCCACAACACCTGGACGTCCTACCAGCACATGCTTCGCATCATCAAGAAATACTCATTCCATTTCCAGAGGCTGCCCAGTG GTAAAGCGCCGTTGATCCCTGGAAATGTGCAGGTTTTCTCATCCTACCCGGGGACCATCTTCTCCTGTGATGACTTCTATATCTTGAGCAGTGGGTTG GTGACTCAGGAGACGACCATTGGCAACAGCAACGCAGAGCTTTGGAAGTACGTTAAGCCTCAAAACAGCGTCCTTGAGTGGTTGCGTAATATCGTGGCCAACCGGCTGGCCCAGAATGGGTCCATGTGGTCCTCCATCTTTAAGAAGTTCAACAGTGGCAC ATACAACAACCAATGGATGATCATAGATTACAAAGCTTTCGTTCCTGGAAAGCCCAAGTCCATGGATGGCCTGCTCACTATTCTTGAGCAGATTCC AGGCATGGTGGTGGTGGCTGACAAGACTCAAGAGCTGTACAAGAAAGGCTACTGGGCCAGCTACAACTTACC GTATTTTGAGTCAGTGTTCAATGCCAGTGGGATGCCTGACCTGGTGAAGCAGTTTGGAGACTGGTTCTCTTATAAAAACAGCCCCCGCGCCCGGATCTTTGAACGGAACCAGTCACTGGTGCATGACCTGGACTCCATGATCCGCCTGATGAG GTTCAACAACTTCCCTCATGACCCCCTGTCCCGATGTCATAACTGCACCCCTATGCAGAATGGGGAGAATGCCATCTCGGCCCGCTCAGACCTCAACCCAGCTAATGGAACGTATCCTTTTCCTGCTCTATCCCAGAGATCCCATGGAGGCATCGACATGAAG GTGACTTCTTATGAGATGGCTAAAGATTTCCAGCTTATAGCAGTTAGTGGCCCCACGTGGGACCAGTTGCCGCCTTTCCAGTGGAGCTCATCACCCTTTGACAAGCTGTTGCATATGGGCCATCCAGACCTTTGGAAGTTCTCCCCTGTCAAGATTGGGTGGGAGTGA